The DNA window TATAGCTGTGTGTAGGTGCTATGTAcgttcctataatcccagtacttgggaagctgaggccagtctgggctgcacagcaagacccCGTCTCAATACAGCTCAAAGCATTTGATACAGAGATGAGGGAACATGGATGACTCACAGAGGCTGCCAAGGCTCCCCAGCAGAACCTGGGAATGCACTGCTGCTCAGTCCTCTAGGTGTGCCCGGCCTGTGTCCACTTAACCTCTGCTACCATCCCCGGGTTTCCATCGCCTCCTGTTGGTAAAATTGGAATAACTGACCTGGGCTACCTCACAGAAATCTtccaagttcctgtcttgagttgaTTCTAGAAAGCAAAGGTTTCTTTTAGGATTCCAGGAAGAGTAAAAAATGCCCCCAGCGGACTTCCTTGATGGGAAATCAACCAGCTCTAAGTCCAGCCTCAGGTTCCTACCATTCCCCCCacctctgcccttccctccctctttccttctactCACTCATCCCTCCTCagctctccatttctctctctctgtctttctctatctcctcccttccctccccctcactCTTTCTTTTGTGAGGTGAGGGGGTGCTaagcctttctctctgtctcattttcttttctttcttcttaattttttagttttgtagttggttggtttgtttttggaggTGGGGTCTCATTATATACCCCAGTCTGGACTATATACGTAACTGgtgcaggcctcaaactcagcaatccccctgtctcagcctcctaaatgctgagattacagccgTGTACCACCAAGGCTAGCTTTGGAACACTTCTCTAAACTCTGAAGAACAAAGGAAGGGGTTCAGTGTCCCCTGTGGTGCTTTCAAAGCTCCTGGTTTTGGTAGAGAAGGAACTAGAGGTATGCAGAATGGAGCAGCTCTGCTCCACTCCAGAGGGGCGCGGGCTCCTGCTGAGATGCTGTCCCTCTGTAGGCCCAGCCTCCGCTTTGTGGACCGGCTCTCCCTGGGGACAGTTTATCTGCAAGGCTCTGCCCTTACTAGAAGCCAAAGTGATTGCAGGCTTAGGAAGATGACTGGAGACTTTTAGGCAGCTTTTGGAATCTGGAGCCTCGGGTACTCTAATCTTTGTCCGTTCAGTTTGAAGAGGAATAGAATTCCTCGGTATCActgggtggtttgttttgttttgtttttgggtggGCACTACATGAATAATAAACCTCAGTAGAGTCAGTGTTTGACTCAAAGTAAAGAAGACAGACAAAACCCATGCAGATGTGCCCGGTTTCATTCCACGTTCAGTTACCCTGTGGTCCAAGCCAATACTTTTTTAGAAAAGTGGTTGCTAAATGCCTGCTATAGTTTCATTACATGAAAAATCCTATTAAAGTAGCACATTTTGACAGATGTAAATGCCAGTTTCCCTTATTTTAGCCCAAAGtgttcccccaccaccaccccccgaaTGGTAATACTCTATGGATTGGAAAGCCTGGTagtcagagacacagagaagtaTTGTTTTcgctggttttgtttattttgtttttgagacagggtttctctgggtagccctggctgttctgcaacttgctctgtagaccaggctggcctcgaactcatagagatcctcctgcctctgcctcctgagtgctgggattaaaggtgtgcatcaccccCTCCCCCGAATTACCAACTAAAGTGGGAAAATAGACTGTTACTTaatataaacttattttaattGTCAAATATCTAAAGGTTCATCCAAGGAAGATAATAATAAAGAGTTCTAGTGGAAAAGTATTTGCTATCATCATCCTATCTCTAAGGAATACACCAGAGATTACAGTCACCTGTTTCTACTGGGGATTGGTTCTAGGGCCTCACTGGGGTACCAAAATCCACAGATGCTTACATCTTTTTTTGTAAAATGACATGGTATTTGTGCAAAACCCATCTTCCCATACACTTTAAGTCACTGGCAGATTATCCATGATATCTAATATACTCTAAATGCTATATGGTCCCAGATATAAAAATAATGGAGCACTATTATATATTTTGTaaggaataatgacaagaaaaccACCCATGCTCGGGACAGACTCTAGGCCTCACCACAGAACATAGCGCTACAGAGGGTTCACTGTATATGAGATATCATGGCTAACCCGGAAGTGATTTAAAGAATAtgggaagagggctggagagatagatggctcagaggttaagagcactgcttgttcttccagaggacctgagttcaattcccagcaaccacatggtggctcactaccatctgtaatgagatctggcgccctcttctggcctgcagggatatgtgcagacagaatactgtatacataataaacaaataaatcttaaaaaaaaaaaaaaaaagaagaatatggGAAGATGCCAGGAATGGTAGGGCTTTCCTCTCTTCTTGCGGGCGTCCTGACGAGACCACCCTGTTTTGTGCTGCAGTGACCTGCAGAGACGAGCGAACACAGACAACTTACCAACAGCATCAGTCATGGTTGCGCCCCATGCGCAGGAGCAACAGGGTGGAATACTGCAGGTGCATCAGTGGCTCAGCGCAATGCCACTCTGTGCCTGTCAAAGGTACGCCCCGGCTTCTCAGGGGGGTCTTGCACTTGAGCCCCTTCCTTAATGCTTCCTAGCATAGTCAGATCTTCAGCATGTTTTGGGTGTCATCTGCCTAGGCAAAGGTGAAGGCACTTCAGGAAACTGAGGTgggaggggggtgggaggtgggtgcAGGGGGAGTAGGGGGGAACCTGCACTCGCCCAGCCTCAGTGTGTACCTATGTGGAGTGGGAAACAATGTGCATACTGTGTAATTGACAGTGGGATTAGTCGTGGCTGTGAACTGTGGAACGGTGGTGGCTGACATTCAGAACACTTCTGCCATTTTAATTCCTATATTCTTGGAGCTGCTTTGAAAGGAGTTTGGGGGTTTCCTTGTTCACACTCGACAGGTTGCAGTGAGCCAAGATGCTTCAATGGGGGTACGTGTCAGCAGGCCCTGTATTTCTCCGACTTTATCTGCCACTGCCCTGATGGATTTATTGGGAAACGCTGTGACATAGGTGAGCGCTTTGGTGGGTGGGTGTGAGCGACATTCTCCTCTCAAACAGaccagggaaggaaaggaaatgtgtgctggagggcaggggacaggggaggagagatgaggtCATTTAGGGAAGGACAGTATTGGGCCAAGTGGTCAGAGCCTGAAGTGTCTGTCAATCGGGGTCTCGCTTGGCCACAGTGTGACCCTGTCCACCCAGCTCACGATGAGCTCCAGGGGCTTTAGCAGCCAGCCTGCTCCACTGTGCTGAGGCAAGGTACAGGTTCCCTTGAGAGCCTTTTGGTGTCTTCTTGTCAGATACCAGAGCAACATGCTTCCAGGACCAAGGCATCACCTACAGGGGCACATGGAGCACAGCGGAAAATGGGGCCGAATGCGTTAACTGGAATAGCAGTGTTCTCTCCCTGAAGCCCTATAATGCAAGGAGGCCAAATGCCATCAAGCTGGGCCTTGGCAATCACAATTACTGCAGGTGAGAGGTGTCTTCCAccgcatgagtgtgtgtgtgtgtgtgtctggtatgAAATATTACATTCAGAGAAAGACCCGGCCAATCGATCTTGTATTCTAGAAAAGCCGAGCTGATGACCCTTAGGTAGATACAGATAGGTAAAtgtatacatagacacatatgtaGATGGGAAGAGAGATGATAGATGCATGTATACATAGAGAGATACATGGATGATGGCTATAGATAGTATCGATGCATTCATCTGTCAGTGACTGGTAGATTGGCACATAGACGGTAGGTAGACAGAAGAGGTTGATTGAAAGGCATCAATTCACATCTCTGTGTAGGCATCTGAACCTGTAATTGTAGGGCTGGGAACAGGCAGGACTTGCCATTGCTGTCTTGATGCTTTTAGGCTTTAAACTGACAAGACAAAGTACACCCTCCTTGTCTGGGGTAACTGAAACTCAACTGACTGTGGATCTAGCCACAGCTACAAAACATCTTTATAGCAGTCCCTGGATCGTCGTTTAATTATGTTCCTGAGACTATAGGTCATCCATGACACACAGGCAGTTATTGTGCCCACTTGTCAACTTGGCCCCCTAACACGTCTCCTTATAACATGCTCAACCCCCCAACAAAGAACACACTGATGTCATACTTCTGCCTAACATGCTAAACTTGACAGCGCTTAGCCCACGATGCGCTAACCCTGCTCCCAAAAGCATGTCTAGTCCTTGGGCCAGGAGGAGAGCCTTCCTGTTCAATCCTCACTGGTTCTCCTTGGCTGATTTTTCAGAAATCCTGACCGAGACTCGAAGCCCTGGTGCTACGTTTTTAAGGCAGGGAAGTATACCTCAGAGTTCTGCAGCACACCAGCTTGCCCTGAGGGTAAGTGACAGCTACCCACACCACCCCTCCAAGTATCTCCAAGGGAAAAGCACCCAGGATTGTAAATCTAACTGTCCTTTCATGCCCAAGGGAGAAAGGAGCAGGCGAGGAGCTAGCCACTGTGGCTGGCGGAGCGCACGGAAGGCTGTCTCCTCACCCCGCTTGTCTGCTGGCGTTTGTTTAGCCTTGGGCCGATTCCCTACCTCCCATCAACATCCTCACTTAATAAAGCGTAGGATGAAGCCGAACCCATGGTTTCTagtccttttgctttctttttaattatctcTTTTAGTTTTCGAGACTATAATTctatcattttcccctttcctgtccTGTCTCCAAACCTTCCCACATACACTTTgctgctctttttaaaattcatggcctctttttttcattaattgttgctacatgcatgcatatatacatatacatatatacacacacacacatatatatacacacacacacatacacacacacatatatatatacacacacacacacacacacacacacacacacacacatatatatatatatacacatacacacacacacacacacacacacacacacatatatatatatatatacacatacacacacacacacacacacacacacacacacacacacacacacacacacacacacacacacacacacatatatattcttaactttagttacttgtatgtatgtcttcagTGCTTTTTGGTACTGATAACCAAGTGGTGTGCTCTTCCCCGGGGAAGACTATATCTCCCGTTCTCAGCATTTCcttatttgcctgtagttctctCTGCAGGCTGAGGCCTCGTGGACTTTCTCCCCTCTGCTTGGCGGGCCTATTGTTCTTGTTAGGCAGTCTCGTTGGCgagactttatgggtgtggcttctgacatTCCTGGGAGACCCCTAGCAAACTCCTTGGTCCTCTGGCTCCTCTTACGCTGTCTTTCCgccccctcttcccaaatgattcctgagccttgggtgcagtatttgtatccactgggactggccTCCACGGctcttcattttgattggttgtggttttctttctatAATGATCTGAAGAGAAGTTTCCCTGATGAGGGGTCAGGACTACACTTACCTCTGGGCATAAGGACAAATATCTAGAATGTAATTAGGGATggtgctggtttagtaaaatggcTGCTATAGGTTCTCCTCCAATACCATGACTTTAATAGCCCTGGGtggctggctaggtttccagtaccaggtgtGATTTCTCTTGCTGATCCCTTCCTCCTCTGGTCAACATTAGGGTTCAAAGATCAAGATAACTTTACAGGTACCTTTCCACCATAGGGAAGTAGAGGCCAACTTTGGTCAGTTTCACACAGAGGGGAACAAGGACAGGGTGGGGCAAATAGATGGAAGTGGGTaagtgtggcaggaatcttaaaaggtctgattaatgaaatcaaacctgaggccagttattgtggtaaacactggaagatcagagacacagaacaagccacagttatctcaccttgctagtgatcttttttctcaggctggaagcttttgagtcctcctccacatgaatctcagctgaactgtgctgctccaaagcctgaacacttaaccaaccagatgcttaactaactacatgcttttctcactacatgctttactccttctttagttcctggtcctcacaccttatatacctttctctttctgcccccactccctgggattaaaggttgggtttctgggattaaaggcgtgggtcaccgtgcttagctgtttctaaaatggtcttgaactcagagatctggctagctctgcctcccaagtgctgggattaaaggtgtgtaccaccaccgcctaacttctgttagggcttactctgacccattttctagccaccatttttggctttgttctagtggctgtctgttctctgaccccagatatgtttatttcggggaacacacaatatttcagggaacacaatacccaccacaggtaAGGCTGGCAGAGCAAAGCTGAGAAGGTAGGGCTGCCAGCATGACCCCATGGCAGCACCCTGGTCCCCTCATCATGGAACCCTCTAACAGTAACCCCTCTAACGCCTGCACAGCATCTCCCAGTAACGTCACCACAGATGGGACTCTCCCCTTCTTGCTGAACTTCTGCAGCTTGCTATATCAACATTTAACCACTTCAGCTTTAACTTGGGATATATTTTGTTCCAGGAAAAAGTGAGGAATGCTATGTTGGAAATGGGTTAACCTATCGTGGCACCCACAGCCTCACCACATCTAGGGTCTCCTGCCTCCCGTGGAATTCCATGATCCTGATGGGCAAAAGTTACACAGCATGGAGGACCAACTCACAGGCACTCGGCCTGGGCAGGCATAATTATTGCAGGTATGGAGCTGTGATCTAAGGGAGTCAGCTCCCAGCAGAGAGACTGGGTTATCGGGTGAGAGAAGACTCAGTGTTAAGCATGAAAGATAATGGACATTATCTAGACAAACCTGTTAGTTTTCTACAATtagatttactttttatatacataagtcttttgaatttttaaagatttgtttatttcatgtatatggtgTTCTATCTGTATGTAtacttgcatgccagaagagggcaccagatcctattAGAGAttattatgagccaccatgtggttgctgggaattgaactcaggacctggggAAGTTCTCCAGCCCTAGACTTATTTTTGAGAAACAAGATACATCAGCTTTGTTATTTTTGGTAGGAGTAGAGTGGGGTATATGTGTACTTGTTAGTGTgggtgtatatacatgcatgaaggtacatgtatacatacataggggtgtgtgtgtgtgtgtgtgtgtgtgtgtgtgtgtgtgtcctgagatTGACATCAGGTATCTTTATTCTTATCTATTtctacctttattttttgagacagagtcttatacTGAACCTGAAACTAATCTACTAAACTAGGCTGGCCCCTGAGCTTCAGAGACCTGCTCTCTGCCCTGAGAcccctgcctcctgcccccactgggattacaggagcaggttgccatgcctgactttttttttttttttcagacaaggtctcactgtgtagacaaggcttgcctggaactcattgttGTAGacaaggcttgcctggaactcattgttGTAGacaaggcttgcctggaactcactgtgtagacaaggcttgcctggaactcactgtgtagacaaggcttgcctggaactcactgtgtagacagggcttgcctggaactcactgtgtagacagggcttgcctggaactcactgtgtagacagggcttgcctggaactcactgtgtagacagggcttgcctggaactcactgtgtagacagggcttgcctggaactcactgtgtagacagagacctgcctgcctctgtctcctgggtgctggaatgaaaggtgtgctccaccataccCAAAGCtgctggctttttatgtgagttctagaaATTCAGACTCGGGTCCTCCCAAGAATTCAGCgggcactttaccaaatgagccgtctccccagccgaTGACAACGCAGAGATTTTTGCGAACCAAAGCCCTGTTCTTCTCTCACATGACACTTCCATTACATTGTATTGTAAAGATCTGTCCACGGGGCAGCTCCAGTTCTTGCCAAAGCTGTGTTGCTCATAGAACAAATGGCAGCTAGGAGGAATTATCTAGGGTGGGCCTGCTAGAGCGGAGCAGAGTTTGGGGTCCCTGCTCCTGGCTTCTTGCTTCTGCCATGGGACTGGCCTCCTTCTTTTCCTGAGAAGTGACTGTCACCGAAACTCTCAAACTCTTATTTTACAGGAATCCAGACGGGGATGCCCGGCCTTGGTGCCATGTGCTGAAGGATGGAAAGCTGACATGGGAATACTGCGATATGTCCCCATGCTGTAAGAGCCGTCCCACCACTCCCTGTTCCCAGGCTCACCTCTTCACTGTTTTCTCTGCCGCCTCCTATGTCTTCACCACTGTCTCCGCTTCTGTAACTTCTGGACCTCCAGGAAGGCCAGGCCTCCGGGGCAGCGGGCTTTCATGACTGAAGCTATGGTGGACAGTCATACTTGTCCAGATCTGTCGGGGGTAATAAggagggacagaaaggaagaCCAATGTATCACTTTCTCTTCTAATGCAATAGGCCCCAACTTTTCTCTCTGGCTACCTCTGTTGAAGGTGGTGATAGTCCTGGTGACCATGGAGAGAAAGAGGTTGCACATTGTGGCTCCTTAGATAACTGTTACATTTCTCCAGGAGCCTGGTGACAGGCAGACTTTAGTGTCCATTTATTCGAAAATGCCCTCAGAAGTCATGTGGCCCACACATTTCTGTGCCCTTCCACATCCCCATGGAAACCATTTAACACAGGGGAACTGAGTTGATAATGGAGAACGGGAGCCAGAAAATTCAAGTTGGCACACGTCCCCTGCATGAAAGTTTAGTTTGGAAATTGCCCAAGAATAGATTACTACCCCATTCCCACGAACACACAGTAAGCCAGAGTATTCCTCCAAGAGCAGACTCTAATTGGAAAGCAAGACATAAACTGAGCTTCCAGCTAAGGCCATTTGTGATGGGGGTCATCTCAGGAAGTCCACAAGGGCCTCAAAGGCTGGCTACCGTGTCAATAAGAGCCTTGTGATGCAGTGGGACTTGACTGACCTTGAAGGATGGATCAGGCTGAGTAGATGGAAACAAAAATGGGTCTCAGAAGGAAGTCTGCAAGCCTAACACACCTACGTGATATCTTAAACCAAGAAATCACTGTAGGCAAGATTAGAAGGAATGGTGTACAGAATGTATGGAAGAAAATTCCCTGCTTTTGGAGTCAGAAAGACTCGGGGTCTAGTCCTGGTGTCACTGTGACCTCCAGTGAAAGTTTCCCTGCCTTCCTGCAATTTAGTATTGGGAAGGATAAAGATACACATCTATGATATGCACCAGCGTGCCGAAGGGTAGTAGCCTGTAAAAATCAAGGTACTgacgggggcgggggtggggggtggggaagctgTGGTGGATTCTCTCAGCCTTGTCCCCACATTACACGTCCgaccccttcccccttctctcctctttcctctccagccACCTGTGGCCTGAGGCAATACAGTCAGCCTCAGTTTCGAATTAAAGGAGGACTCTTCACAGACATCGCCTCACACCCTTGGCAGGCTGCCATCTTTGTCAAGAACAGGCGGTCTCCTGGAGAGAGGTTCCTGTGTGGGGGAGTGCTGATCAGTCCTTGCTGGGTGCTGTCTGCAGCCCACTGCTTTCTGGAGAGGTATGGACTTCCCATTCTCTGAGGCTTTGGAGCCAGGAGCCCATGATGGGAGTCACTCATGGCAAACACCAAccgcaattaaaaaaaaaaaaatttacaaaacacCCTAATAACTGTTTCTTCTGCTAGGTTTCCTCCCCAGCATCTTAAAGTCGTCTTGGGCAGAACATACAGGGTGGTCCCTGGAGAAGAGGAGCAGACATTTGAGATTGAAAAATATATAGTCCATAAGGAATTTGATGACGACACTTACGATAACGACATTGGTAAAATGCCATTATTTTCACACGCCCTTCTTTCTCAGCCcggtccctcccctcccccacctccccgactcactctcctcctcctttctcttcctcccagcattaCTGCAGCTGAGGTCAGATTCCAGACAGTGTGCCCAGGAGAGTAGATCTGTCAACACGGCCTGCCTCCCTGACCCCAACCTGCAGCTTCCCGACTGGACAGAGTGTGAGCTGTCTGGCTATGGCAAGCATGAGGCATGTAAGTGGAAGGAAGTCTTGGTCCCATCCTCATCTATCACGGGGTCGTCAGGCCGATGGAGGGGAAGCGGTCACACAATGTTCTGGTCCCCATCCTGGCATGACACAGAAAAATGCCGGCGAGGACTCCGCCTGTCTGTAGGATGAGAAGCTACCAGCCGCTTCCTTGCATTCCGGGGACACTGTGTGCGGGTCACAGAAAGTTGGGGCAGGGAAGCGCTCTGAAGAGATTTACAGTCCggtggagacagacaggaagggtgCAAAGGTGGATGTGTTCTTAGATACTGGAATTGTACAGGCTGTTTGTATCCCCGGCTTGCATCTGGCTTAGCTGTGGGACCCTGGGTGTGTCGTTCAGCTTTCTAATAATGTCAGCTGTTAGTGGAAAAGTCAGCTTTCTCTATCCAAAAAGGCTTGGAAGTGACGTTGAGACCCTAAGCCATCTGTACCTTCTCTTTCAGCGTCTCCCTTCTTCTCTGAACGGCTGAAGGAGGCTCATGTTAGGCTGTACCCATCGAGACGCTGTACTTCACAGCATTTGTCAAACAAAACCGTTACACACAATATGCTGTGTGCCGGAGACACCCGAAGTGGAGGCACCCAAGACCTCCATGATGCCTGCCAGGTAAACATGATGTCCAGACACTCTGGGTCCTCCCCTCTGCCCTGGCAGCAGGTTCTTAAGCAGGGGGAAGAGTAAGAGCCACACTGGAGGGTATGACACTTGGGAGCTTCGAAGAAAAAAAAGGGTAGACAAAGGCCAAAGCTCCTCAAACTTAAGAAATCAACACCGCAGGGAACTTTCTGAGTTTGTGGACAGGAAACTCCACCTAGCACAGGATTTCCCTGTGAGCCCCATTGAAATGATAGGTAAAGCAACATACTTAAATCTTTGTCTTCTGAAGGCGTTGGGGAACTTGGACCTGCTTTGGAGGATGAGGAAAGGCGTCCCTCTGGGATGCAAGATACTGATAGGATGTGAGGAAGAGTTCTCAAAGCACCTGGAAAGCAAAGCATTTTAGGTTCTCAGTGTCGAGTCCTCACTTGGCACTCACATATCCTGATTATTAAGGGGCTAGGGTGTAAGCACAGAGCAACCACTGATGTAAGACCCAGATAGTAACCACACAGAGCAACCACTGATGTAAGACCCAGATAGTAACAGGAAGAGCATCACTACATTAACATCCAGATAGTAACCAGCACAGAGCATCACTACATTAACATCCAGATAGTAACCAGCACAGAGCATCACCACATTAACATCCAGATAGTAACCAGTGCAGAGCATCACTACATTAACATCCAGATAGTAACCAGCACAGAGCATCACCACATTAACATCCAGATAGTAACCAGTGCAGAGCATCACTACATTAACATCCAGATAGTAACCAGCACAGAGCACCACTCACATTAAGACCTGGATAGTAACCACCTGATTAGGAAAAGTGAACCATACATAGTTCACTGAGGCCATACAACTAATTAGTAGCAGAGTcccaatcacattttatttatttgtttatttgtttgtttgtttatgaatgAGATGGATCTTGTTatggagacctggctggcctggaactctatgtagaagaggctggcctcgaactcacagagagctacctgtctctccctccaaagtgctggggttaaaggtgggAACCACCATGTCACCCACTCAAATCGGATTTTATAAAGCTTGagcagcttttgtttttgttgttctgggTGCTAAGAATGGAGCTCTTGGCTTTTTTAGAGGTCAGGTGactgctctactgctgagccacaccccagctctcaACAGTTAagactgtgttttttgttttttagtggatatttatttatttatttggttttttgagataggatctcattcaCTGTGTGGTCCTGAGTGGCATGGAACcctatttgtagaccaggctggccctaaactc is part of the Onychomys torridus chromosome 17, mOncTor1.1, whole genome shotgun sequence genome and encodes:
- the Plat gene encoding tissue-type plasminogen activator isoform X1 translates to MLRDTEEMGSQMKTQLLCIVLLCGVVFTLPGQGMHNRFRRGARSYKVTCRDERTQTTYQQHQSWLRPMRRSNRVEYCRCISGSAQCHSVPVKGCSEPRCFNGGTCQQALYFSDFICHCPDGFIGKRCDIDTRATCFQDQGITYRGTWSTAENGAECVNWNSSVLSLKPYNARRPNAIKLGLGNHNYCRNPDRDSKPWCYVFKAGKYTSEFCSTPACPEGKSEECYVGNGLTYRGTHSLTTSRVSCLPWNSMILMGKSYTAWRTNSQALGLGRHNYCRNPDGDARPWCHVLKDGKLTWEYCDMSPCSTCGLRQYSQPQFRIKGGLFTDIASHPWQAAIFVKNRRSPGERFLCGGVLISPCWVLSAAHCFLERFPPQHLKVVLGRTYRVVPGEEEQTFEIEKYIVHKEFDDDTYDNDIALLQLRSDSRQCAQESRSVNTACLPDPNLQLPDWTECELSGYGKHEASSPFFSERLKEAHVRLYPSRRCTSQHLSNKTVTHNMLCAGDTRSGGTQDLHDACQGDSGGPLVCMINKHMTLVGIISWGIGCGQKDVPGIYTKVTNYLDWIQDNMKQ
- the Plat gene encoding tissue-type plasminogen activator isoform X2 codes for the protein MGSQMKTQLLCIVLLCGVVFTLPGQGMHNRFRRGARSYKVTCRDERTQTTYQQHQSWLRPMRRSNRVEYCRCISGSAQCHSVPVKGCSEPRCFNGGTCQQALYFSDFICHCPDGFIGKRCDIDTRATCFQDQGITYRGTWSTAENGAECVNWNSSVLSLKPYNARRPNAIKLGLGNHNYCRNPDRDSKPWCYVFKAGKYTSEFCSTPACPEGKSEECYVGNGLTYRGTHSLTTSRVSCLPWNSMILMGKSYTAWRTNSQALGLGRHNYCRNPDGDARPWCHVLKDGKLTWEYCDMSPCSTCGLRQYSQPQFRIKGGLFTDIASHPWQAAIFVKNRRSPGERFLCGGVLISPCWVLSAAHCFLERFPPQHLKVVLGRTYRVVPGEEEQTFEIEKYIVHKEFDDDTYDNDIALLQLRSDSRQCAQESRSVNTACLPDPNLQLPDWTECELSGYGKHEASSPFFSERLKEAHVRLYPSRRCTSQHLSNKTVTHNMLCAGDTRSGGTQDLHDACQGDSGGPLVCMINKHMTLVGIISWGIGCGQKDVPGIYTKVTNYLDWIQDNMKQ